One part of the Hydra vulgaris chromosome 01, alternate assembly HydraT2T_AEP genome encodes these proteins:
- the LOC136074500 gene encoding uncharacterized protein LOC136074500, with amino-acid sequence MGGGQGKVYIRSIQKSLSTITINEELIVTLNNKCLNCRKDFFLNELRSHIQICFNVSSDENDDVFELPLFFPFKGNDNCNNLNNNFTQQNCYSMQPLPQYELPEYESPNVNLFLPILEFKQDINESDLSVSSINSDKNVVFKEDLDTKIENIIQYCHEKNISENPVEILRYMQKKLITGRPLKITDLAVCPDGETSFILVDRSNILTTAFKELLDIKNKLITLEVQFYNEITLITLIIS; translated from the coding sequence ATGGGCGGAGGCCAAGGAAAAGTGTATATTAGATCAATACAAAAGTCTTTGTCGACTATAACAATAAATGAAGAGCTTATAGTTACTTTAAATAACAAGTGTTTGAATTGTAGGAAAGATTTCTTCTTAAATGAGTTAAGAAGTCACATACAGATTTGCTTTAATGTTAGCAGTGACGAAAATGATGATGTTTTTGAACTTCCTCTGTTTTTTCCATTCAAAGGCAATGacaattgtaataatttaaataataattttacgcaacaaaattgttattctATGCAACCTTTACCCCAGTATGAGCTGCCAGAATATGAATCACCGAATGTGAATTTGTTTTTACCTATTTTGGAATTTAAACAAGACATAAATGAGAGTGATCTATCTGTTTCTTCAATAAACAGTgataaaaatgtagtttttaaagaagatttaGATACAAAGATAGAGAACATTATCCAATACTGTCATgagaaaaatatttcagaaaatcCTGTTGAAATATTGCgatatatgcaaaaaaagttgATCACTGGAAGGCCTCTTAAAATCACAGACCTTGCTGTTTGTCCAGATGGAGAGACATCTTTTATTCTTGTTGATCGTTCAAATATATTGACGACTGCGTTCAAAGAGTTGCtggatattaaaaataaattgattactCTGGAAGTACAATTTTATAATGAGATAACTcttataacattaattatatcataa
- the LOC136074501 gene encoding uncharacterized protein LOC136074501: MTNIPMEDHLLLILMKIKLGFLNKDLSFRFGFSESTVTRIYGTWLPIIAENGKFLIVWPEKHVLRRNLLTSFRKKFYNCVAIIDCMEIFIERPFSLHARAQTWLNYKNNNTIKYLIEKITHGDCVLADRGFTLVEEFATQGGILKLPKFTKGKKQMSSAEVDGSRQIAHVRIHVERVIGRLRKFRILQSIIPINQVDLLNNVMVMITSIVNISSSVVPPSS; the protein is encoded by the exons ATGACAAATATACCAATGGAAGAccatttattgttaatattaatgaaaatcaaacttggatttttaaataaagacttGAGCTTTAGATTTGGGTTTTCTGAGTCAACAGTTACTAGAATATATGGAACTTGGCTTCCAATTATTGCTGAAAATGgtaagtttttaattgtttggcCAGAAAAGCATGTTTTGAGAAGAAATTTGCTAACAAGTTTTcgcaaaaagttttataattgtgTTGCAATAATTGATTGtatggaaatatttattgaaagaCCTTTTAGTCTTCATGCTCGAGCCCAAACTtggttaaattataaaaacaacaacactaTTAAATATCTCATTG aaaaaataacccATGGAGATTGTGTACTTGCTGATAGAGGATTTACCCTTGTTGAAGAATTTGCTACACAGGGAGggattttaaaattaccaaaattCACCAAAGGAAAAAAGCAAATGTCTTCTGCTGAAGTCGATGGATCACGTCAAATTGCACATGTAAGAATTCATGTTGAAAGGGTAATTGGACGGTTAAGAAAATTTCGAATTCTTCAGAGCATTATCCCAATAAATCAAGTTGATTTACTTAACAATGTAATGGTAATGATAACATCAATAGTAAATATTAGCAGTAGTGTTGTTCCTCCAAGCTCATAG